The following are encoded together in the Flavobacteriales bacterium genome:
- a CDS encoding 2-C-methyl-D-erythritol 2,4-cyclodiphosphate synthase, with protein sequence MTIRVGFGYDVHQLAKGEELWLGGKLIPSELGAVGHSDADVLIHVICDALLGAANLRDIGFHFPDTSSDYKNIDSKILLRDVVKLLEEKGYSVGNVDSTVVLEKPKVNPHIDDMKAILAKILKVDEDAVSIKATTSEKIGFVGRQEGVAAFATVLIQK encoded by the coding sequence ATGACCATTAGAGTCGGTTTCGGCTACGATGTGCACCAATTGGCCAAAGGCGAAGAACTTTGGCTGGGAGGAAAGTTGATTCCATCTGAACTTGGTGCAGTCGGTCATTCAGATGCTGATGTGCTGATTCATGTAATCTGTGATGCACTGCTCGGTGCCGCCAATCTACGCGACATCGGTTTTCATTTCCCAGACACATCTTCTGATTACAAGAACATCGACAGCAAAATTCTGCTCCGCGATGTAGTGAAACTGCTGGAAGAAAAAGGCTACTCGGTAGGAAATGTGGACTCAACGGTGGTACTCGAAAAACCGAAGGTCAATCCGCATATTGATGACATGAAAGCGATTCTTGCAAAGATCTTGAAGGTGGACGAAGACGCAGTTTCCATCAAAGCCACCACATCTGAAAAGATCGGTTTTGTTGGCAGACAGGAAGGCGTTGCCGCCTTTGCCACGGTTCTCATTCAGAAGTAA
- the pdhA gene encoding pyruvate dehydrogenase (acetyl-transferring) E1 component subunit alpha yields MAKKKFGKEMYLNWYEEMLLWRKFEEKAGQLYIQQKIRGFCHLYIGQEAVLAGSREAMEKGDKVITAYRDHVHPIALGVPAKEVMAELFGKKTGIVKGKGGSMHMFSKENNFFGGHGIVGGQIPLGAGIAFADKYRGNKNVTLTFMGDGAVRQGAFHEALNMAMTWKLPVIFIIENNNYAMGTSVERTSNVKDLYILGHGYEMPSEHVNGMDVEAVYEAVKKAADRARKGEGPTLLEMKTYRYKGHSMSDPAKYRTKEEVEEYKKQDPIQQVLDIIIKNKYASDEELEAIQERVKAEVDECVKFSEESPFPDANELYEDVYTQADYPFIKD; encoded by the coding sequence ATGGCAAAGAAGAAATTTGGTAAGGAAATGTACCTGAACTGGTACGAGGAAATGCTGCTTTGGCGCAAGTTTGAGGAAAAGGCGGGGCAGCTTTACATCCAGCAGAAGATCCGCGGATTCTGCCACCTCTACATTGGCCAAGAGGCCGTGCTTGCGGGAAGCCGCGAGGCCATGGAAAAAGGCGATAAAGTGATCACAGCCTACCGCGATCACGTACATCCTATTGCTTTGGGCGTTCCTGCCAAAGAAGTAATGGCAGAACTCTTTGGAAAGAAAACGGGCATTGTGAAAGGCAAAGGCGGCTCCATGCACATGTTCAGCAAGGAGAATAATTTCTTCGGAGGCCATGGAATTGTGGGAGGCCAGATTCCGCTCGGTGCGGGAATCGCGTTCGCAGACAAGTATCGTGGAAATAAGAACGTTACCCTCACATTCATGGGCGATGGTGCGGTGCGACAAGGTGCGTTTCATGAAGCCCTGAACATGGCCATGACGTGGAAACTTCCCGTCATTTTTATTATCGAGAACAACAACTACGCGATGGGAACCTCGGTAGAGCGTACTTCGAACGTGAAAGACCTTTACATCCTCGGCCATGGCTACGAAATGCCCAGCGAGCATGTGAACGGTATGGACGTAGAAGCAGTTTACGAAGCCGTGAAAAAAGCGGCCGACCGCGCCCGTAAAGGCGAAGGGCCAACGCTGCTGGAAATGAAGACCTACCGCTACAAGGGTCACTCCATGTCCGATCCAGCAAAGTATCGTACCAAGGAAGAAGTGGAGGAATACAAGAAACAGGATCCGATCCAGCAGGTGCTTGACATCATCATCAAGAACAAATACGCTTCGGACGAGGAACTGGAAGCGATTCAAGAACGGGTAAAAGCGGAAGTGGACGAGTGCGTCAAGTTCAGCGAGGAATCGCCATTTCCTGATGCAAACGAGTTATACGAAGACGTTTATACGCAGGCCGATTATCCTTTCATAAAAGATTAG
- the porV gene encoding type IX secretion system outer membrane channel protein PorV, translating into MLKFRTAAAIFSLFALFAVNAKAQTFQSGSGKNGDLQLNTITTAVPFLMIAPDARSGAMGEVGAATDPDGASIHWNPSKMAFIDNKMGFSLSYTPWLRALVPDINLAYLSGYGKIGKKGMQTLSGSLRYFSLGNITFTDNNGNTIGNFNPNEFAIDLSYARKLSKEFSGGISLRYIYSNLTGGINVGGANTRPGMAGAADISFTYKTERVKIAGKKTQITAGLNISNIGSKMRYTQTAQEDFLPINFRFGVGFKYWIDDRNTIGVFYDINKLMVPTPPKIDNNPYIDGSLPPGDSIGQIGNPANANPNYGNIIAGKNPNVSVPAGMFQSFADAPGGSAEELREINMAVGMEYWYNKLFAIRAGYFYENWTKGNRQFFTVGAGIRYNVFGLDFAYLIPTKQQNPLQNTLRFTLTFDFEAFRKQNKERDEKPE; encoded by the coding sequence ATGTTGAAATTCCGAACAGCAGCCGCGATTTTTTCCCTCTTCGCGCTGTTTGCAGTAAACGCAAAAGCCCAGACATTTCAGTCGGGTAGCGGTAAGAACGGAGACCTGCAGCTCAATACGATCACCACGGCAGTGCCATTTCTAATGATCGCCCCGGATGCCCGTTCTGGTGCCATGGGCGAAGTTGGTGCAGCCACAGATCCAGATGGTGCTTCTATTCATTGGAACCCGTCCAAAATGGCATTCATTGACAACAAGATGGGATTTTCCCTGTCTTATACGCCTTGGTTGCGTGCCTTGGTGCCGGATATCAACTTGGCATACCTTTCAGGATATGGCAAGATCGGTAAGAAAGGCATGCAGACGCTTTCCGGTTCGTTGCGCTATTTCTCTCTCGGCAATATCACATTCACCGATAATAATGGGAATACCATCGGAAACTTCAACCCGAACGAGTTTGCCATTGACCTGAGTTACGCCAGAAAACTTTCGAAGGAATTCTCAGGAGGAATCTCCCTGCGTTATATCTACTCAAACCTTACAGGAGGCATCAACGTTGGCGGTGCCAACACGCGTCCCGGAATGGCAGGTGCTGCGGATATTTCGTTCACCTACAAAACAGAGCGAGTGAAGATCGCTGGCAAGAAAACGCAGATCACCGCTGGTTTGAACATCTCCAATATCGGATCGAAAATGCGTTACACGCAGACGGCACAGGAAGATTTCCTTCCCATCAACTTCCGTTTCGGTGTCGGATTCAAGTATTGGATCGATGACCGAAACACGATCGGTGTGTTCTACGACATCAACAAACTGATGGTGCCAACACCACCGAAAATCGACAATAACCCATACATCGATGGCTCGCTGCCTCCGGGAGACTCCATCGGGCAGATCGGGAATCCGGCAAACGCCAATCCGAATTATGGAAACATCATAGCGGGAAAAAACCCGAATGTAAGCGTGCCAGCAGGCATGTTCCAGTCGTTTGCCGATGCACCTGGAGGAAGCGCAGAAGAGCTTCGTGAGATCAATATGGCGGTAGGTATGGAGTATTGGTACAATAAATTGTTCGCCATCCGTGCCGGATATTTCTACGAGAACTGGACCAAAGGAAACAGGCAGTTCTTTACCGTGGGAGCCGGAATCCGATACAATGTATTCGGGTTGGATTTTGCCTACTTGATTCCGACCAAGCAGCAGAACCCTCTTCAGAATACATTGCGTTTCACACTCACATTCGACTTCGAGGCCTTCCGGAAACAGAACAAGGAGCGGGACGAAAAGCCAGAATAA
- a CDS encoding type IX secretion system membrane protein PorP/SprF — protein sequence MLKRFFVAFVLVFVGTWSVNEAIAQDPQFTQFYANPIYLNPAFAGSKRCPRVIMNYRNQWPAISGTFVTYSASFDMDVNALHGGLAGHFMADRAGEGTLNSFQGSLIYAYRMNISRKFSLRIGAQATVMQRSINWNKLTFGDMIDPRYGFVYPTQEVQPNTNKIFADFSAGIIGYTENFFIGFSANHLTQPDEGFAGYSKLPVKFTGHAGYTFYFGRRREQDKKWAFSPNILYQHQQDFQQINYGFYLAKSFMVGGIWFRQSFNNPDAFIVLIGFQQGAFKFGYSYDVTVSSLTNNTAGSHEFSLGLQFGCKKPKKKFRAIDCPSF from the coding sequence ATGCTGAAGCGGTTTTTCGTTGCCTTCGTGTTGGTATTTGTAGGGACTTGGTCGGTCAATGAAGCAATAGCTCAGGATCCTCAGTTTACGCAGTTCTACGCCAATCCCATCTATTTGAACCCTGCTTTTGCCGGTTCTAAAAGATGTCCGCGCGTCATTATGAACTACCGTAACCAATGGCCAGCTATTTCCGGGACCTTCGTCACCTACAGTGCGTCTTTCGATATGGATGTGAATGCCCTTCATGGGGGTCTTGCGGGACACTTTATGGCAGACCGCGCTGGAGAAGGGACGTTAAATAGTTTTCAGGGAAGCCTTATTTATGCATATCGCATGAATATTTCCCGAAAATTCTCTCTGAGGATCGGGGCTCAGGCTACAGTCATGCAACGTAGCATCAACTGGAACAAGTTGACCTTCGGTGATATGATCGATCCGCGTTATGGGTTTGTTTACCCAACGCAAGAGGTTCAACCAAATACGAACAAAATTTTTGCAGATTTCTCGGCCGGTATCATCGGTTACACCGAGAATTTCTTCATCGGGTTTTCGGCAAACCACTTGACGCAGCCCGATGAAGGTTTTGCAGGTTACAGCAAGCTTCCGGTGAAGTTTACTGGCCATGCGGGTTACACATTTTACTTCGGTAGAAGACGGGAGCAGGATAAGAAGTGGGCATTCTCTCCGAACATCCTCTATCAGCACCAGCAGGATTTCCAGCAGATCAATTATGGTTTCTACTTGGCGAAGAGCTTTATGGTGGGAGGTATCTGGTTTCGTCAGAGTTTCAACAATCCTGATGCATTCATTGTACTCATCGGATTCCAGCAAGGAGCGTTCAAGTTCGGTTACAGTTATGACGTAACTGTATCGTCCCTGACGAACAATACCGCTGGATCTCACGAATTTTCGCTCGGATTGCAGTTCGGCTGTAAGAAACCGAAGAAGAAATTCAGAGCCATCGACTGCCCATCGTTCTGA
- the porU gene encoding type IX secretion system sortase PorU, translated as MISAFMLSKPNKIVSARMKKTLALIGIGVLCSIVTFGQVRQIDKRQAAVGRIADGEAINWTDPVTEVKYDGSTRHYLMFEGAIYLDDTSLPYVVNNIRSSRQATVTATLSNLVFESVSMDEMKALEGLSVPSAISVKVDDYTERKQSYSRVSFIPLRKNPQTGQIEKVVSYKLNTSPKPLAARKLTATHDYASSSVLAVGNWYKLGVSQDGIYRITYDDLQTLGMDVNSIDPRRINIYGNGGGMLPQPNDIFRHDDLQQNAIEVVGEADGSFDQGDYIIFYAKGPHTWVEDTTSCGKFRHIFNAYSDKAYYFITVDRGMGRRVETVVQASGSATNTATTFTDYQFHETDNVNLLKSGRDWYGEEFDIQTSYAFDFGFSNVTNEQGYLSVRFIGQSSTSGTAYSVKVNGTSVVSQHTLSRVNGGYDSVAIPGRDCVPVSFSSGNTNVNITYYKAGNASAVGWLDYIEIILKRNLSMAGGQMAFRNLETVGVGNITDFKISNANGALKIWEVTDPTNVSRRDMSLQGSVASFKVETDSLRQFVAFNGNSFLTPELVGSVPNQNLHGLDQANMIIISHPDFLSEAQRLADFHQQSETSPLSVHIVTPEQVFNEFSSGAQDVSAIRDFVKMFYDRSNSWEDLPRYLLLFGDASYDYKDILADNTNYVPTYESPESLTPTISYASDDYYGLLDPDEGEWTSSANDALDIGVGRFVARTLDDARAIVDKIYRYDELLIASVNTNANCCDGTNGTTNTPDWRNRIVFIADDEDSNMHINQADQLATMVDTMYPEYNLTKIYFDAYVEESTPGGQRYPEVTTAINTAVQRGALILNYTGHGGELGWAHERVLGVSDITGWTNIDNLPVFVTATCEFTRYDDPERISAGEWVLLNPNGGGIALFTTSRLVYSAPNFTLNKNFYLNLLVEQQWGPPTMGDVIRMTKVASGGSVNNRNFSLMGDPAQRLSFPLHKVETLTINGDDINSVTDTINALQLVTVTGTMQNRNGQPMPEFNGVVYPTVFDKASVVSTLANDPASNVRQFTVQKNLIYKGKASVTDGNFSFSFVVPRDISYNYDFGRISYYAEGNNTNANGYYEEFVIGGSNDSAVVDGVGPTVRLYMNNESFAYGGTTDENPSLYAVVSDTNGINTVGNGIGHDITAVLDDNTTSTLNLNDFYQSDLDSYQSGKVVYPFSNLSEGTHNLKLKVWDVYNNSSDAYTEFVVAKSADLALEHVLNYPNPFTTRTSFMFEHNQPCNSLDVQVQIFTVSGKLVKTISETVLSSGFRNDPIEWDGLDDYGQKIGRGVYLYNLKVTTPDGQHAEQIERLVILN; from the coding sequence ATGATTTCGGCTTTTATGCTGTCCAAACCGAATAAAATCGTTTCTGCCCGAATGAAAAAAACGCTCGCATTAATAGGTATAGGTGTCCTTTGCTCGATTGTAACTTTTGGTCAGGTGAGGCAGATCGACAAACGACAGGCCGCTGTTGGCCGAATTGCTGATGGTGAAGCCATCAATTGGACCGATCCTGTAACTGAAGTGAAATATGATGGTTCCACTCGTCATTACTTGATGTTTGAGGGGGCCATTTATTTAGATGATACATCCCTTCCGTATGTGGTCAATAATATTCGGTCATCACGCCAAGCAACTGTAACCGCTACGCTTTCAAACTTGGTTTTTGAGTCTGTGAGCATGGATGAGATGAAAGCGTTGGAAGGACTTTCGGTTCCTTCTGCCATCTCAGTTAAGGTTGATGATTACACCGAGCGCAAGCAATCGTACTCGCGGGTGTCGTTCATACCTTTAAGAAAGAACCCTCAAACAGGGCAAATTGAAAAGGTGGTCTCCTACAAGTTGAACACCAGCCCAAAACCGCTTGCAGCAAGGAAATTAACCGCCACGCATGATTATGCTTCATCTTCTGTGCTTGCGGTCGGAAACTGGTATAAACTGGGTGTTTCGCAGGACGGGATCTACCGCATTACATACGATGACCTTCAGACGTTGGGAATGGACGTGAATTCCATCGATCCAAGACGTATCAATATATATGGTAATGGAGGCGGAATGCTTCCTCAGCCGAATGACATTTTCAGACATGATGACCTGCAGCAGAATGCCATTGAAGTTGTGGGTGAGGCGGATGGAAGCTTTGACCAAGGCGATTACATTATTTTCTATGCGAAAGGACCGCACACTTGGGTTGAAGACACTACAAGCTGTGGCAAGTTCCGCCATATATTCAATGCCTATTCAGATAAGGCGTATTACTTCATTACGGTAGACCGAGGTATGGGAAGACGCGTGGAAACCGTAGTACAGGCTTCTGGATCTGCTACCAATACGGCCACAACATTTACGGATTATCAGTTCCACGAAACGGATAATGTCAATCTCCTCAAATCTGGTCGTGATTGGTATGGTGAAGAATTCGACATCCAAACTTCATACGCATTCGACTTCGGTTTTTCGAATGTGACCAACGAGCAAGGTTATCTTTCTGTGCGTTTCATCGGGCAATCATCTACTTCCGGAACAGCCTATTCTGTGAAAGTCAATGGGACCAGCGTTGTTTCGCAACATACGCTGAGCAGAGTGAATGGAGGGTATGATTCGGTCGCCATACCCGGTAGGGATTGCGTACCCGTTTCATTTTCCTCGGGAAATACAAATGTTAACATCACCTATTATAAAGCAGGTAATGCCAGTGCGGTAGGCTGGTTGGATTACATTGAGATCATTCTGAAACGGAATCTTTCGATGGCAGGAGGACAGATGGCATTCCGAAACCTGGAAACGGTCGGAGTTGGAAACATCACAGATTTCAAAATCTCGAATGCAAATGGCGCGTTGAAGATTTGGGAAGTGACCGATCCTACCAATGTTTCGAGAAGAGATATGAGTTTGCAAGGAAGTGTGGCAAGTTTTAAAGTGGAGACGGATTCGCTACGACAGTTTGTGGCCTTTAATGGCAACAGCTTTTTAACACCAGAATTGGTCGGATCGGTTCCGAATCAGAACTTGCATGGACTTGATCAGGCCAATATGATCATTATATCGCACCCTGATTTTTTGAGCGAGGCACAGCGATTGGCCGATTTTCATCAGCAGAGCGAAACAAGTCCATTGTCGGTGCATATCGTCACTCCCGAACAGGTCTTCAATGAGTTTTCTTCAGGTGCACAAGATGTCTCGGCCATCCGCGACTTCGTGAAAATGTTCTATGATAGGAGCAATTCATGGGAAGACCTTCCCCGTTACCTGCTTCTTTTTGGTGATGCATCGTATGACTACAAGGACATTCTGGCCGACAACACCAATTACGTTCCTACTTACGAATCGCCCGAATCGTTGACACCCACCATCAGTTATGCATCTGACGATTATTATGGCCTGCTTGACCCCGATGAAGGTGAGTGGACCTCATCTGCAAATGATGCTTTGGACATAGGCGTGGGCCGGTTTGTGGCCAGAACGCTGGATGATGCGCGCGCCATTGTAGATAAGATATATAGGTATGATGAACTATTAATTGCATCGGTCAACACAAACGCGAACTGCTGTGACGGAACCAACGGTACCACCAACACGCCAGATTGGCGCAATCGCATCGTTTTCATTGCGGATGATGAAGACAGCAACATGCACATCAATCAGGCAGATCAGCTGGCAACCATGGTCGATACGATGTATCCTGAGTATAATCTCACCAAGATCTATTTTGATGCTTACGTGGAGGAATCGACACCAGGTGGCCAACGTTATCCTGAGGTGACAACGGCCATCAACACGGCAGTTCAGCGCGGAGCGCTCATCCTTAATTATACCGGACATGGTGGAGAACTCGGTTGGGCACACGAGCGGGTACTTGGCGTTTCGGACATTACCGGATGGACGAACATCGATAACCTTCCCGTTTTTGTAACGGCCACTTGCGAGTTCACACGCTATGACGATCCGGAACGGATATCCGCAGGTGAGTGGGTTCTCCTGAATCCGAATGGAGGCGGAATTGCGCTTTTCACTACATCGCGCTTGGTGTATTCGGCTCCCAATTTTACGTTGAACAAGAATTTCTACCTCAACCTTTTGGTGGAACAGCAATGGGGACCACCGACCATGGGCGATGTGATCCGGATGACGAAGGTGGCCAGCGGTGGCTCGGTCAACAACCGGAACTTCTCGCTGATGGGCGATCCTGCGCAGCGGCTTTCCTTTCCATTGCATAAGGTGGAAACCCTGACCATTAACGGAGATGATATAAATTCTGTGACCGATACAATAAATGCGCTTCAGCTCGTTACTGTGACCGGTACAATGCAAAACAGAAACGGACAACCGATGCCAGAGTTCAACGGAGTGGTCTATCCGACCGTGTTCGACAAGGCCTCCGTGGTAAGCACATTGGCCAACGACCCGGCTTCCAACGTTCGACAGTTTACGGTACAGAAGAACCTTATATATAAAGGTAAAGCAAGCGTTACAGATGGTAATTTCTCCTTCTCCTTCGTGGTGCCGCGAGACATTTCGTACAACTACGATTTTGGCCGCATCAGCTATTACGCAGAAGGCAACAATACCAACGCCAACGGTTATTATGAAGAATTCGTTATCGGTGGTTCGAACGATAGTGCTGTTGTTGATGGCGTTGGCCCAACGGTGCGTTTATATATGAACAACGAAAGCTTCGCCTATGGCGGAACAACCGATGAGAACCCGTCACTTTATGCGGTTGTATCTGACACGAACGGGATCAACACGGTAGGAAACGGAATCGGACATGACATCACAGCTGTGCTGGATGACAATACTACTTCGACCCTGAACCTGAATGATTTTTACCAATCCGATCTGGATAGTTATCAAAGCGGAAAAGTGGTTTATCCGTTCAGCAACCTGAGCGAAGGAACGCACAATCTGAAACTGAAGGTGTGGGACGTTTACAACAACAGTTCGGATGCCTACACGGAATTCGTGGTGGCCAAATCGGCCGATCTTGCTCTGGAACACGTGCTCAACTATCCGAATCCGTTTACAACGAGAACCTCGTTCATGTTTGAGCACAATCAGCCTTGCAACAGTTTGGACGTGCAAGTGCAGATCTTCACGGTTTCGGGCAAACTGGTGAAAACGATAAGTGAAACTGTGCTTTCAAGTGGATTTAGAAACGACCCGATTGAATGGGACGGCTTGGACGATTACGGTCAGAAGATCGGTCGTGGCGTGTACCTGTATAATTTAAAAGTAACAACACCAGATGGACAGCATGCCGAGCAGATCGAGCGGTTGGTCATCCTCAATTGA
- a CDS encoding cytidine deaminase: MEEFKLVIKGISLTRSELNAADAELLKLAEDASKNAYAPYSQFYVGAALRLESGTTVLGTNQENVAYPSGLCAERVAIFSASTNYPNERIETMAITVNTAKSAIVNPLSPCGNCRQVIMEYQHKQQSPIRLILASQSDKVWIFEDAASLLPFGFEADYLKNS; the protein is encoded by the coding sequence ATGGAAGAGTTCAAACTGGTCATAAAAGGAATCTCACTTACAAGGTCGGAGCTGAATGCTGCTGATGCAGAGCTTCTGAAGCTGGCGGAGGACGCGTCAAAGAACGCCTACGCGCCTTATTCGCAATTTTATGTGGGCGCTGCGCTCCGATTGGAAAGCGGCACAACCGTTCTTGGCACCAATCAGGAAAATGTGGCCTATCCATCGGGTCTGTGTGCTGAGCGGGTTGCCATTTTCTCGGCATCAACCAACTACCCGAATGAGCGGATAGAAACAATGGCAATCACAGTGAACACTGCTAAAAGTGCGATTGTCAATCCTCTTTCCCCATGCGGAAACTGCCGTCAAGTAATCATGGAATATCAGCACAAACAGCAGTCACCCATCCGACTTATCCTTGCAAGTCAGTCAGATAAGGTTTGGATCTTTGAAGATGCGGCATCACTGCTTCCGTTCGGGTTCGAGGCCGACTACTTGAAGAATTCCTGA
- a CDS encoding SUMF1/EgtB/PvdO family nonheme iron enzyme, protein MKTIKFNSLKFIGVFALASLFLGACQKDRSNTTGWNVNDPKNGGFEVAPWEGQETGPGLVFIEGGTFTMGRVEQDVRYDWDNIPRRATVSSFYMDETEVTNVDYREYLYWLTRVFYASYPEVYKRALPDTLVWRSKLGFNEPYVELYLRHPAYNYYPVVGVNWLQANDYCAWRTDRVNEMIMIREGILRTNPNQVDEDNFNTDAYLAGQYEGLVRSDLLDLDPNKDTRKVRIEDGIMLPRYRLPTEAEWEFAALGLIGNTVFERVTERRLYPWNGAYMRNADDRYKGEMMANFKRGKGDNMGAAGYLNDRANIPTDVMSYWPNDYGLYCMAGNVNEWVKDVYRPLSMEDDDDFNMFRGNVFKTQLREEEGEIAEKDSLGRIIWRDVTEEENTQRRNYKKADNINFLDGDYASSIFYSNDEYNTGGTKADKRMYEWGATSLINDEAHVYKGGSWKDRAYWLVPGTRRFLDAKQSTDDIGFRCAMHRVGSQTMD, encoded by the coding sequence ATGAAGACAATTAAGTTCAACAGTCTCAAATTCATAGGCGTTTTTGCGCTGGCTTCCCTGTTTTTGGGTGCTTGCCAAAAAGACCGTTCCAACACAACAGGTTGGAATGTGAACGACCCGAAAAATGGCGGTTTTGAAGTAGCACCTTGGGAGGGTCAGGAAACTGGTCCCGGCCTCGTGTTCATCGAAGGTGGTACATTCACCATGGGCCGCGTGGAGCAGGATGTCCGTTACGATTGGGACAACATTCCAAGAAGGGCCACGGTTTCTTCCTTCTATATGGATGAGACAGAAGTAACGAACGTTGATTACCGTGAATATCTGTACTGGTTGACACGCGTTTTCTATGCGAGTTACCCAGAAGTTTATAAGCGCGCGCTTCCTGATACACTTGTTTGGAGAAGCAAGCTTGGTTTCAACGAACCTTATGTTGAGTTGTATTTGCGTCATCCTGCTTACAACTATTACCCTGTAGTTGGTGTAAACTGGTTGCAAGCGAATGATTACTGTGCTTGGAGAACGGACCGTGTGAACGAGATGATCATGATCCGTGAGGGAATCCTCAGAACGAACCCGAATCAGGTGGATGAGGACAACTTCAACACGGATGCATATTTGGCAGGACAGTACGAAGGTCTTGTCCGTTCCGATCTGTTGGACCTTGATCCGAACAAAGACACACGTAAGGTGCGTATTGAGGACGGTATCATGCTTCCTCGCTACCGACTCCCAACAGAAGCAGAGTGGGAATTTGCGGCCCTTGGGCTTATCGGAAACACCGTTTTCGAGCGTGTGACCGAAAGACGTCTTTATCCTTGGAATGGCGCGTACATGCGAAATGCTGACGATCGCTACAAGGGTGAAATGATGGCCAACTTCAAGCGTGGAAAAGGTGATAACATGGGTGCTGCGGGTTACTTGAATGACCGTGCCAACATTCCAACCGATGTCATGTCTTACTGGCCAAACGATTACGGTCTTTACTGCATGGCAGGAAACGTGAATGAGTGGGTGAAAGACGTTTACCGTCCGTTGAGTATGGAAGATGATGACGACTTCAACATGTTCCGTGGTAACGTTTTCAAAACGCAACTCCGTGAGGAAGAAGGCGAGATCGCAGAGAAGGACAGTCTTGGTCGCATCATTTGGAGAGACGTGACCGAAGAAGAGAACACCCAGCGTAGAAACTACAAGAAGGCTGACAACATCAACTTCTTGGATGGCGATTATGCATCATCGATCTTCTACTCAAACGATGAGTACAACACAGGTGGTACCAAGGCTGACAAGCGTATGTATGAGTGGGGCGCAACCTCGCTTATCAACGATGAAGCGCATGTTTACAAAGGAGGTTCTTGGAAAGACCGCGCTTACTGGCTGGTTCCTGGAACAAGACGTTTCTTGGATGCCAAACAATCAACTGATGATATCGGCTTCCGATGCGCCATGCACAGAGTCGGTTCTCAGACAATGGACTAA